One Streptomyces sp. ML-6 genomic region harbors:
- a CDS encoding AI-2E family transporter produces the protein MPSWLPRAMVLALALYACFQLGSWAFDQLIGLLINVLIAFFLALAIEPAVGRMSARGIRRGFATFLVFLAVLIAGVGFVVLLGSMLAGQIADMVEEFPKYLDSVINWINQTFRTDLSRVEIQDSVLHSDWLQKYVQNSATGVLDISTTVLGGLFRLLTIFLFSFYFAADGPRLRRALCSVLPPAKQAEVLRAWEIAVDKTGGYLYSRGLMALISGIAHYILLVILGVPYAPALAVWVGLVSQFIPTIGTYLAGALPMLIAFTVDPWYAVWVLGFVVIYQQFENYALQPKLTSKTVDIHPAVAFGSVIAGTALMGAVGALIAIPAVATLQAFLGAYVKRYDVTDDPRMHGRSLRRGEPLLARLRRIWRAPEGNGDGEGNGRGADAEGGESPQRA, from the coding sequence TGCCGCGTGCCATGGTGCTCGCCCTGGCGCTCTACGCCTGTTTCCAGCTCGGCAGTTGGGCGTTCGACCAGCTCATCGGACTGCTGATCAATGTGCTGATCGCGTTCTTCCTGGCGCTCGCCATCGAACCGGCGGTGGGCAGGATGTCGGCACGCGGCATACGCCGGGGCTTCGCCACCTTCCTGGTCTTCCTCGCCGTGCTGATCGCCGGAGTGGGCTTCGTCGTCCTGCTCGGATCCATGCTCGCGGGCCAGATCGCCGACATGGTCGAGGAGTTCCCGAAGTACCTGGACTCGGTGATCAACTGGATCAACCAGACCTTCCGCACCGACCTCTCCCGGGTCGAGATCCAGGACAGCGTGCTCCATTCCGACTGGCTGCAGAAGTACGTGCAGAACAGTGCGACCGGAGTGCTCGACATCTCCACCACCGTCCTCGGCGGGCTGTTCCGGCTCCTGACGATCTTCCTGTTCTCGTTCTACTTCGCGGCCGACGGGCCCAGGCTGCGGCGGGCCCTGTGCTCCGTGCTGCCGCCCGCCAAGCAGGCCGAGGTCCTGCGGGCCTGGGAGATCGCGGTGGACAAGACCGGCGGCTACCTCTACTCGCGCGGTCTGATGGCACTCATCTCCGGGATCGCGCACTACATCCTGCTGGTGATCCTCGGGGTTCCGTACGCGCCCGCGCTCGCCGTCTGGGTCGGGCTGGTCTCCCAGTTCATCCCCACGATCGGTACGTACCTGGCGGGCGCGCTGCCGATGCTGATCGCGTTCACCGTCGACCCGTGGTACGCGGTGTGGGTGCTCGGCTTCGTCGTGATCTACCAGCAGTTCGAGAACTACGCGCTCCAGCCCAAGCTCACCTCCAAGACCGTCGACATCCACCCGGCGGTCGCCTTCGGGTCGGTCATCGCGGGCACGGCACTGATGGGCGCCGTGGGCGCGCTGATCGCGATCCCGGCCGTCGCCACGCTCCAGGCGTTCCTCGGCGCGTACGTGAAGCGGTACGACGTGACGGACGACCCGCGGATGCACGGGCGGAGCCTGCGGCGCGGCGAGCCGTTGCTCGCCCGGCTGCGCCGGATCTGGCGTGCGCCCGAGGGGAACGGGGACGGGGAGGGGAACGGTCGGGGGGCCGACGCCGAGGGCGGGGAGAGCCCGCAACGGGCCTGA